The Benincasa hispida cultivar B227 chromosome 11, ASM972705v1, whole genome shotgun sequence genome has a segment encoding these proteins:
- the LOC120089911 gene encoding endo-1,4-beta-xylanase 5-like — protein sequence MNIFKAFRLFLFPLILLFSGKSIITIQGFSYDYSATTECLAKPRRVHNGGGIIVNPKFNNGIEGWKVFGEGEIKQGWLKQGNYINTFIIAHKRTHPRDSFHQLVHLQHGNLYSFSAWVRLSEGNAHVAVLFRNSKGGQILHGGETMAKHGCWSLLKGGIVSNFTGQAELIFESTNTAVEIWVDNVSLQPFTKEQWRSHQEKSINKVRKSKVRLQITQADNSKLAGAKVFIDQKKPNFPFGAGMNYHILLSKEYQQWFASRFSYATFTNELKWYSTEKVEGQENYTIPDAMLEFSQQHGISVRGHNIFWDNPKFQPQWVKSLSPKDLKVAADRRINSVVKRYSGKFIHWDVVNENVHFRFFEDKLGENASAEYFNIAHKLDNNTLLFMNEYNTMEHDYEKTSTPANFRKKLLEILSYPGNENILAGIGLQGNFGPAAPNLPYMRSALDLLGSTGYPIWITEVFVHKTPNQAQYYEEVLREGYSHPAVKGIITFAGPESAGFTTLPLVDMNFKNTPAGDVVDKLLAEWKSPIFEITADDEGFVDASLFHGDYNVTVQHPRTNSSISVSIRVTEEAAHRTLNVQLRDN from the exons ATGAACATTTTCAAAGCTTTCAGACTCTTTTTGTTTCCTTTAATTTTGCTATTTTCAG GGAAATCCATTATTACCATCCAAGGTTTCTCCTATGATTATTCTGCCACAACTGAG TGTTTGGCAAAGCCAAGGAGGGTTCATAATGGGGGAGGGATCATAGTGAATCCAAAGTTCAACAATGGAATTGAAGGGTGGAAAGTGTTTGGAGAAGGAGAAATAAAGCAAGGGTGGTTGAAACAAGGGAATTACATCAATACCTTCATTATAGCTCATAAGAGGACTCACCCAAGGGATAGTTTCCATCAATTGGTTCACCTCCAACATGGAAACCTCTATAGTTTCTCCG CTTGGGTTCGATTAAGCGAGGGAAATGCACATGTGGCTGTTTTATTCAGAAATAGTAAAGGGGGTCAGATTCTTCATGGTGGTGAAACCATGGCCAAGCATGGGTGCTGGAGTTTGCTCAAAGGTGGCATTGTCTCTAATTTTACAGGCCAAGCTGAGCTTATTTTTGAG AGTACAAATACAGCAGTGGAAATCTGGGTTGATAATGTCTCACTACAGCCATTTACAAAGGAGCAATGGCGATCCCACCAAGAAAAAAGCATTAACAAG GTGAGGAAAAGCAAGGTGAGGCTGCAAATAACTCAAGCAGACAACAGTAAACTAGCAGGTGCAAAAGTCTTCATTGACCAGAAAAAACCAAACTTCCCATTTGGGGCAGGAATGAACTACCACATTCTCCTCAGCAAAGAATACCAACAGTGGTTTGCATCAAGATTTTCCTATGCCACTTTCACCAATGAACTTAAGTGGTATAGCACTGAGAAAGTAGAAGGCCAAGAGAACTACACCATCCCCGATGCAATGCTTGAGTTTTCCCAACAACACGGTATTTCAGTAAGAGGACACAACATTTTCTGGGACAATCCCAAATTCCAGCCACAATGGGTCAAGTCACTCTCCCCTAAAGATTTGAAGGTAGCAGCCGACAGAAGAATCAACTCCGTGGTTAAGAGATATTCTGGAAAGTTTATCCATTGGGACGTCGTGAATGAAAACGTGCACTTCAGATTCTTTGAGGACAAACTCGGTGAAAATGCCTCTGCAGAGTACTTCAACATAGCACATAAACTTGACAATAACACACTTCTTTTCATGAATGAATACAATACCATGGAACACGATTACGAAAAGACATCAACCCCAGCTAACTTCAGAAAGAAACTCCTCGAAATCCTGTCGTATCCCGGGAACGAAAACATCCTAGCAGGAATCGGCTTGCAGGGCAACTTCGGCCCTGCTGCACCCAACCTGCCATACATGAGATCCGCTTTGGACCTTCTAGGATCAACAGGCTACCCCATATGGATCACAGAGGTGTTTGTTCACAAAACTCCAAATCAG GCACAATACTATGAGGAAGTTCTAAGAGAAGGATACTCACATCCTGCAGTGAAGGGGATAATCACATTTGCAGGCCCAGAATCAGCTGGTTTCACTACTCTGCCGCTTGTGGATATGAATTTCAAGAACACCCCAGCAGGAGATGTTGTCGATAAACTTTTGGCTGAATGGAAATCTCCCATCTTTGAAATTACAGCCGATGATGAAGGTTTTGTTGATGCTTCGTTGTTCCATGGAGATTACAATGTCACAGTGCAACACCCTCGAACCAATTCCTCCATTTCTGTTAGTATTAGAGTGACTGAAGAGGCCGCTCATCGGACCTTGAATGTCCAACTCCGGGATAATTGA
- the LOC120089983 gene encoding adenylyl-sulfate kinase 3-like: MVAIGGISLPGFLPPSLHHQSFSPSAIGFARFPDRISFRSSVVWRDGVEKKDSRVVIVNGKVDGLGKSECETEFDTTLGNGHAGNSGKNHGVLSTVGNSTNIKWHECSVGKNEKQSLLKQKGCVIWITGLSGSGKSTVACALSQSLYKMGKLAYILDGDNVRHGLNRDLGFKAEDRAENIRRVGEVAKLFADAGVICIASLISPYRRDRDACRAILPDGYFIEVFMDVPLEVCEARDAKGLYKLARAGKIKGFTGIDDPYEVPLNCEILLKHNGGSPSEMAGKVLSYLEQKGFLQA; the protein is encoded by the exons ATGGTTGCGATTGGGGGAATTTCGTTGCCGGGTTTTCTGCCGCCATCGCTCCATCACCAATCCTTTTCGCCGTCGGCGATTGGGTTCGCGAGGTTTCCAGATAGGATTAGCTTCAGATCGTCGGTGGTTTGGCGGGATGGGGTTGAGAAGAAGGATTCGAGGGTGGTGATTGTTAATGGGAAGGTCGATGGTTTGGGTAAGAGTGAATGCGAGACTGAGTTTGATACTACCTTGGGCAATGGACATGCTGGGAACTCGG GAAAAAATCATGGAGTGTTATCCACAGTAGGAAATTCTACCAATATCAAGTGGCATGAATGTTCAGTTGGAAAGAATGAAAAACAGAGCCTTCTCAAACAGAAAGGTTGTGTCATATGGATCACAGGTCTCAGTGGCTCAG GGAAGAGCACTGTGGCCTGTGCCTTGAGTCAAAGCTTATACAAAATGGGAAAGTTGGCGTATATTCTTGATGGGGACAATGTCAGGCATGGGTTGAATCGTGACCTCGGTTTTAAAGCAGAAGATCGTGCTGAGAATATAAGGAGGGTCG GTGAGGTTGCAAAACTGTTTGCAGATGCTGGAGTTATTTGCATTGCTAGTTTGATATCCCCATATCGAAGGGATCGAGACGCCTGTCGTGCCATTTTGCCTGATGGATACTTTATCGAG GTGTTCATGGATGTTCCTCTTGAAGTTTGTGAAGCTAGAGATGCAAAAGGACTGTATAAGCTTGCACGGGCAGGGAAGATCAAAG GCTTTACTGGTATCGATGATCCATATGAAGTACCATTGAATTGTGAG ATATTACTGAAACACAATGGAGGTTCCCCAAGTGAGATGGCAGGGAAAGTACTGAGTTACCTAGAGCAGAAGGGCTTCCTGCAGGCTTAA